In Arachis hypogaea cultivar Tifrunner chromosome 2, arahy.Tifrunner.gnm2.J5K5, whole genome shotgun sequence, a genomic segment contains:
- the LOC112751142 gene encoding GTP-binding protein At2g22870 isoform X1 has product MALRTHFFTLTLQIPFHSSSSSFSVTIPGKTSTHSLLSLWRPLSYSTTSSSAAAIPPSPPPALLRMVLFVPPGVEPHEVNESMVLPGSNIIIGPYAGDARIKGVEFVKSSGRAKDCPKDDRPEFAILGRSNVGKSSLINALVHKKEIALTSKKPVLLMPLFTSRLLLLVDLIWFVALIGKTQLINHFLVNKSWYLVDLPGYGFAKAPEAAKMDWCSFTKGYFLNRDTLVAVLLLIDASVPPQKIDLDCANWLGRNNIPITFVFTKCDKMKVAKGKRPDENIRDFQEIIRQNYKIHPPWIMTSSVSGMGRDELLLHMSQLRNYWDQ; this is encoded by the exons ATGGCGCTAAGAACTCACTTCTTCACTCTCACTCTCCAAATCccatttcattcatcatcatcatctttctcTGTCACCATTCCCGGCAAAACCAGCACCCATTCGCTCCTCTCTTTGTGGCGCCCTCTTTCCTATTCAACAACCTCCTCCTCTGCAGCTGCCATCCCCCCTTCACCTCCACCTGCACTCCTCCGAATGGTGCTGTTCGTTCCACCGGGAGTGGAGCCCCATGAAGTCAACGAGTCAATGGTGCTTCCGGGATCCAACATTATAATCGGACCCTATGCAGGCGATGCTCGCATTAAGGGTGTGGAGTTCGTAAAGAGCAGTGGCAGGGCCAAGGACTGCCCCAAAGATGACCGACCTGAATTCGCCATATTAGGTCGCTCCAATGTTGGCAAGTCTTCTCTTATTAATGCCCTTGTTCACAAGAAAGAAATTGCCCTCACCTCTAAGAAACCAGTCTTATTAATGCCCTTGTTCACaagtcgtcttcttcttcttgtagATTTAATTTGGTTTGTTGCACTTATAGGGAAGACTCAGCTTATCAATCACTTCTTGGTCAACAAAAGCTGGTACCTTGTGGATTTGCCTGGTTATGG CTTTGCTAAAGCGCCCGAAGCTGCTAAAATGGACTGGTGCTCGTTCACCAAGGGGTACTTTTTGAATAGAGATACCCTGGTGGCTGTCTTGCTTCTCATTGATGCAAGtgttccacctcaaaagatcgaCCTGGATTGTGCGAATTGGCTCGGACGCAATAAT ATACCAATCACTTTTGTTTTCACAAAATGTGACAAAATGAAGGTGGCAAAGGGAAAAAGGCCTGATGAGAACATAAGGGATTTTCAAGAAATAATCAGGCAAAACTACAAGATACATCCCCCTTGGATCATGACTAGCAGTGTATCTGGAATGGGCAGGGATGAGCTTCTCTTGCACATGTCACAGCTGAGAAACTACTGGGATCAGTAG
- the LOC112751142 gene encoding GTP-binding protein At2g22870 isoform X2, whose amino-acid sequence MALRTHFFTLTLQIPFHSSSSSFSVTIPGKTSTHSLLSLWRPLSYSTTSSSAAAIPPSPPPALLRMVLFVPPGVEPHEVNESMVLPGSNIIIGPYAGDARIKGVEFVKSSGRAKDCPKDDRPEFAILGRSNVGKTQLINHFLVNKSWYLVDLPGYGFAKAPEAAKMDWCSFTKGYFLNRDTLVAVLLLIDASVPPQKIDLDCANWLGRNNIPITFVFTKCDKMKVAKGKRPDENIRDFQEIIRQNYKIHPPWIMTSSVSGMGRDELLLHMSQLRNYWDQ is encoded by the exons ATGGCGCTAAGAACTCACTTCTTCACTCTCACTCTCCAAATCccatttcattcatcatcatcatctttctcTGTCACCATTCCCGGCAAAACCAGCACCCATTCGCTCCTCTCTTTGTGGCGCCCTCTTTCCTATTCAACAACCTCCTCCTCTGCAGCTGCCATCCCCCCTTCACCTCCACCTGCACTCCTCCGAATGGTGCTGTTCGTTCCACCGGGAGTGGAGCCCCATGAAGTCAACGAGTCAATGGTGCTTCCGGGATCCAACATTATAATCGGACCCTATGCAGGCGATGCTCGCATTAAGGGTGTGGAGTTCGTAAAGAGCAGTGGCAGGGCCAAGGACTGCCCCAAAGATGACCGACCTGAATTCGCCATATTAGGTCGCTCCAATGTTG GGAAGACTCAGCTTATCAATCACTTCTTGGTCAACAAAAGCTGGTACCTTGTGGATTTGCCTGGTTATGG CTTTGCTAAAGCGCCCGAAGCTGCTAAAATGGACTGGTGCTCGTTCACCAAGGGGTACTTTTTGAATAGAGATACCCTGGTGGCTGTCTTGCTTCTCATTGATGCAAGtgttccacctcaaaagatcgaCCTGGATTGTGCGAATTGGCTCGGACGCAATAAT ATACCAATCACTTTTGTTTTCACAAAATGTGACAAAATGAAGGTGGCAAAGGGAAAAAGGCCTGATGAGAACATAAGGGATTTTCAAGAAATAATCAGGCAAAACTACAAGATACATCCCCCTTGGATCATGACTAGCAGTGTATCTGGAATGGGCAGGGATGAGCTTCTCTTGCACATGTCACAGCTGAGAAACTACTGGGATCAGTAG